TGCGTGGTCGAGGAGCCCAAGGACGTCGTGGCGATCGAGCGGACGCGTGAGTTCCGGGGCCGGTACCACGTGCTGGGCGGGGCGATCAGCCCCATCGAGGGCGTCGGCCCGGACGACCTGCGGATCCGCGAGCTGCTGGCGCGGCTCGCGGACGGCTCCATCACGGAGCTGATCCTCGCGACCGACCCCAACCTGGAGGGCGAGGCCACCGCGACGTACCTGGCGCGGATGGTCAAGCCGATGGGGCTGAGGGTGACCCGGCTGGCCAGCGGTCTGCCGGTCGGCGGCGACCTGGAGTACGCCGACGAGGTCACCCTGGGCCGCGCCTTCGAGGGAAGGCGGTTGCTGGATGTCTGACACCGCCGCCGTACGCCCCCGGCCCGGGCCCCTGCATGCACTGCCGTCCGCTTCACCGTCTGTGACCGCGCCCACGGGAGGTCCCCTCGATGTCTGACGCCACGCTGAACTCCGTCACGCAGGACCCGGGCGACTTCGCCGTCCAGATCGCGGACCAGATCAAGACGTTCATCGTCGCGGTTGCCGAGGTGTCCAAGGTCGACGAGCCGGAAGAGGCCGTCCCGGTCCTGCTCCTCCAGGTCTCGCAGCTCCTGCTGGCGGGCGGCCGCCTCGGCGCGCACGAGGACGTCCTGCCCGACGAGCGGTACGAGCCGGACCTCGGCGCGGAGCCGGACGCGGACGGTCTGCGCGAGCGGTTCGCGGCGCTGCTGGAGCCGATCGACGTCTACTCCGAGGTCTTCGACCCGTACGAGCCCCGCAAGGCCCCGGTCCCGCACCGCATCTCCGACGACCTGGCCGACCTGGTCACCGACCTCGGCCACGGCCTCGCCCACTACGAGGCGGGCCGCACCACCGAGGCGCTGTGGTGGTGGCAGTTCTCGTACTTCTCCAACTGGGGCTCCACCGCCTCCGCCACCCTCCGCGCCCTCCAGTCCCTGGTCGCCCACATCCGCCTCGGCCAGCCCCTGGAGGAGCTGGACGGCCTGGACACCGACCAGGACCCGGGCGAGGAGAACCTCGCCGAGGAGGCGGGCCGCGTGATGCTCCAGGAGATCGCGGGCCCGCTGGGGCTGCGGCCGGTGAAGTAGAGCCCGCGGAAGGCTCCTTGGCCTCGACCGCGGTGGAGGGAACGGGCTCCGGGGTGAACGGCCGACCCGGCGGCCGCATTCCGCAAGGAGATCCCGATGAGCGCCACGCCCCCGCCGCCGTGCCCACCGTCCTCGGCGTCCCGGCCCCGCAGAACACCCAGGTCCTCGACGCGGAGACGTTGACGGCGGGCTGAGCGGTTCCGCGCGCCCAGGAGTACGCCGACTGCCCCTCCCGGCTCGCCGGTCCGTGTCCGATCGTGTGGGCTGGGACACAAACGGGAGTGTGCGCGGTCGGGCTGGGCAGCAGCCCCGTACGAGCAGCTCGGAGCGACACGCCGTACCGGGTGGTGAGCGGGACATCTCACCATCTGGTAATGGACGGGTCGATTCCGGACTGCTCGTTAAACTGAGCCGACCGCAGTAATGACTGAGCGAGGAGCGCACGTGGGCCTTGTCGTGCAGAAGTACGGAGGCTCCTCCGTAGCCGATGCCGAGGGCATCAAGCGGGTCGCCAAGCGAGTCGTCGACGCCAAGAGGAACGGCAACCAGGTGGTTGTCGTGGTGTCCGCGATGGGCGACACGACGGACGAGTTGATAGATCTCGCCGAGCAGGTGTCCCCGATGCCCACCGGCCGGGAATTCGACATGCTGCTGACCGCGGGCGAGCGGATCTCCATGGCCCTGCTGGCGATGGCGATCAAAAACCTGGGCCACGAGGCCCAGTCGTTCACGGGCAGCCAGGCCGGTGTCATCACCGACTCGGTCCACAACAAAGCGCGCATCATCGACGTCACCCCGGGCCGTATCCGGACCTCGATCGACGAGGGCAACATCGCCATCGTCGCCGGGTTCCAGGGCGTGAGCCAGGAGGGCAAGAACATCACCACCCTCGGCCGCGGCGGGTCGGACACGACCGCCGTCGCGCTGGCCGCCGCGCTGGACGCCGAGGTCTGCGAGATCTACACCGACGTCGACGGCGTCTTCACCGCCGACCCCCGGGTCGTGAAGAAGGCGAAGAAGATCGACTGGATCTCCTTCGAGGACATGCTGGAGCTGGCCGCGTCCGGCTCCAAGGTGCTGCTGCACCGCTGCGTCGAGTACGCACGCCGTTACAACATCCCGATCCACGTCCGCTCGTCCTTCTCCGGACTGCGCGGCACCTGGGTCAGCAACGAGCCGCAAGGGGACCAGAAGGTGGAGCACGCGATCATCTCCGGAGTCGCCCACGACGTCTCGGAGGCCAAGGTCACCGTCGTCGGCGTCCCGGACAAGCCGGGCGAGGCGGCCGCGATCTTCCGCGCCATCGCGAACGCCGAGGTCAACATCGACATGGTGGTGCAGAACGTCTCCGCCGCGTCGACCGGCCTGACGGACATCTCCTTCACCCTGCCCAAGGCCGAGGGCCGCAAGGCCATCGACGCCCTGGAGCGGGCCAAGGGCACCATCGGCTTCGAATCGCTGCGCTACGACGACCAGATCGCCAAGATCTCCCTGGTCGGCGCCGGTATGAAGACCAACCCGGGCGTCACCGCCGGCTTCTTCGAGGCGCTGTCCGACGCGGGCGTCAACATCGAGCTGATCTCGACATCCGAGATCCGCATCTCGGTGGTCACCCGTGCCGACGACGTCAACGAGGCCGTGCGCGCCGTGCACACCGCCTTCGGGCTCGACAGCGACTCCGACGAGGCCGTGGTCTACGGAGGCACCGGCCGATGACGGAGCACCGCCCTTCGCTCGCGGTCGTCGGTGCGACCGGGGCGATCGGCGGTGTCATGCTCCGGATCCTTTCGCAGCACGCGGATGTCTGGGGCGAGGTCAGACTCGTCGCCTCACCGCGCACGGCCGGCAGGAAGCTGGCCGTGCGCGGTGAGGAGAGCGAGGTCCTCGCGCTCGCCGAGGACGTGTTCGACGGCATCGACGTGGCCCTCTTCCTGGTGCCGGACGAGGTGTCCGCCCACTGGGCCCCCATCGCCGCCGCCAAGGGCGTCGTCGTCATCGACGACTCCGCGGCCTTCCGGCTCGCCGACGAGGTCCCGCTCGTCGTCCCCGAGATCAACCCCCATGCCGCACGGCTCCGGCCGCGCGGCATCGTCGCGTCCCCGAGCTGCACCACGCTGTCGCTGATCGTCGCGGTCGGCGCCCTGCACGCCGAATTCGGGCTCCGCGAGCTCATCGTCTCCTCGTACCAGGCCGTCAGCGGCGTGGGCCGCGACGGCGTCACCGCCCTCCGCGAACAGCTCGCCCTGGTCGCCGGTACGGAACTGGGCACCCAGCCCGGAGACGTACGCCGGGCCCTGGGCGACGAGGCCGCCACGGCGGACAGCCCCTTCGCCGCGCCCGTCGCCCTGAACGTGGTGCCCTGGGCCGGTACGGACGCCGGCGACGGCTGGTCCTCCGAGGAGATCGCGCTGCGCGAGGAGTGCCGCAAGGTGCTCGGCCTGCCGGATCTGAAGACCACCGCGACCTGTGTGTACGTCCCCGTCGTCGCCACCCACTCGATGTCCGTCCATGCCCGCTTCGAGAACGAGGTCGCGGTCGGCAAGGCGCACGAGATCCTGGCGACCGCCCCCGGCGTGGTCCTGTTCGACAACCCGGCCTCCGGGGACTTCCCCACCCCCTCCGACGTGGTCGGCACCGACCCCACCTGGGTGGGCCGCGTCCGACGGTCGATGGACGACCCGCATGCGCTGGAAATGTTCCTTTGCGGGGACAATCTCCGAAAAGGTGCGGCTTTGAACGTGGCGCAGATCGCCGAATCGGTCGCCGCCGAATTCCCTCGATGAGGTTCGAATCTATTTTGTAGGATCTGTGAACGCCCTATGAGGAATTCGCTGGTCTGAACCTCTTGAGCTGGGACGTTGTCGTGTCCGACGATGATCTCCCGGCCATCTGCAACCGCACCTCGGCCGGGTTGCGTCTATGCCGTCACTTTGTGCGTGGCTGGACGCCGTGACGGGGCATTTGGGGAAGAGCAGGTACGTATGAGGGCATGTCGCACAGCGTCGAACGTGGCGCGGTCCGCGTACAACCCTGACGGGGGGCAGCGTGTCCAACAGGCGTGGCAGAGGTTCTCGACATCACAGTGGTGGGCCCGTTGCGAGGCGCTTCGGTGCGCCCGCTCCGGCGGCCCCGCGCGCCCGGCGGCATGCCGGTGATCGCGCCCATGCCCGCTGCGCGCGCGGCCTCGTTGCCCTCGCAGCGCGGAGGTGCTGACGAGACGGTGGCAGCAGGAACCACGGTCGACCACCTCACCGAGACCTACCGGGCCCACTACCGCTCCCTTCTCGGCCTCGCGGCCCTGCTGCTGGACGACACCGCGTCCTGCGAGGACGTGGTGCAGGAGGCGTTCATCCGGGTGCACTCCGCGCGCAATCGGGTCCGTGAGCCCGAGAAGACCCTCGCCTACCTCCGGCAGACGGTCGTCAACCTCTCGCGCTCCGCACTGCGCCGCCGCATCCTCGGGCTGAAGCTGCTCTCCAAGCCGATGCCGGACATGGCGAGTGCGGAGGAGGGCGCGTACGACCAGTTGGAGCGGGACGCGCTGATCAAGGCCATGAAGGGGCTCCAGCGGCGCCAGCGCGAGGTGCTGGTGCTGCGCTACTTCGCGGACATGACGGAGGCTCAGGTCGCCGAGACGCTCGGGGTCTCGCTGGGCTCGGTGAAAGCGTACGGTTCGCGGGGCATCGCGGCGCTGCGTGTGGTGATGGAGGCCCAGGCATGAGCGGGTCCGATCAGCACCCCGATATCCCTGAGCACAGGCACGAGAACGACCCGACGGGAAACGGAATTGTGAACCAGGGGCCGGAGAAGACTCCGCACACCGATCCGGACCGCCCGCAGGGTGGGAACGCGGGCCCCGAAGAGAGCGGGCCCTGCGAACCCGCGCCGCCCGCGAGCGCGGCCGACGAGTCCACCGAGGACCCCGACGAGCGGGACCCGGCGGCGGCCACCCCGGCCCCGGCGGACGGGACCCCATCGGACCCGGCCGCGAAGGCCCCGGCGGACGGCGACGCGGACGCCCGCACGGAGACCGGCGCCGATGCGCGTACGGAGACCGCTGACGACGCGGGGACGGGGGCCGGCGCGGACGAGCGTACGGAGACCGCCGCCGCCACCCGTCCCGGTGCGGGCAAAACCCCCGGTGACGCCCCCGCCGACACCCCCGCAGCGTCCGACGACGACTTCCTCGCCACGCTGACCGACCTCTTCGCCGAAGGCCGTCGCGCCCCCGCCCTTGACCGTCCCGGCGAGCTGGACGAGGTGGCCCTGCGCCGCATGCTGCACGGTGCGGTCCGCGACATCACCCCCTTCGAGGGGACCCTCGACCACCTCCACCGCGCCGTCCCCGCCCGCCGTGCCCGGCGGCGGCAGGCCGTCGTCGGGGCGGCCGCGGCGGCCCTGCTGATCGGCACCGCCGTCCCCGCCTTCGTCCACGTCGCGACCTCGGACGGCTCGTCCACCGCCAACCCCGCCATCGCCGGACACGGCGAGCAGGCCCAGGGGGGCAACGGCGAGAAGCCCGGCCCCGAGGAGCCGGGCCGGCGGACCGTGGCGCCCACGGAGCGCGAGAGCGAGGGCGGCGAGGGCGAGGCCGCTCCGGACCCCAGCCCCTCCCGGGGCGAGGGAAGCGACCCGGACGGGGCGGTGGCGGGCGAGAAGCCCGACTCCCCGAGCGTGGACTACGCGTCCCTGCCCGTCTGCGACCCCGGCCAGCTCGGCGTCGCGTCCGCGAGCACCGACGCGCCGGGGGCCGACGGCACGGTCTACGGCAGCTTCAGGATCGCCAACGTGTCCGGCACGGACTGCACGGTCAGCAGCAACGGCACCGTGGGCTTCACCGCCCTCGGCGCCGCCGACTCGCAGAAGATCGTCGTGGTCCAGCACGCGGCGGGCGACGCGGCCCCCGGTCTGCCCGACCCGTCCCAGGAACCCGGCACGGTGCTGCTGAAGCCGGCCATGGCGTACGAGGTGCGGTTCGCCTGGGTGCCGACCGACACCTGTCCGACCACGGGCCCCTCACCGACCCCGACCCCCTCGGCGGACGGTGCGGGAGGCTCGGTCGGCGAGGGCTCCGAGAACCAGTCCGGCACGGACCCGCAGTCGCTGTACGAGGACGGCGGGACCACGGCCGAGGGCAGCGTCGCCGTGACGCACACCCCGGAGTCGGGAGCGCCCACCGCGCAGACGGAGATCCCCAACGCCTGCTCGGGCACGATCTACCGGACGGGCGTGCTCGCCGCCTCGTAGTCGGGCGAG
This sequence is a window from Streptomyces parvus. Protein-coding genes within it:
- the recR gene encoding recombination mediator RecR, which gives rise to MYEGVVQDLIDELGRLPGVGPKSAQRIAFHILQAEPTDVRRLAHSLLEVKDKVRFCEVCGNVAQQEQCGICRDARRDPSVICVVEEPKDVVAIERTREFRGRYHVLGGAISPIEGVGPDDLRIRELLARLADGSITELILATDPNLEGEATATYLARMVKPMGLRVTRLASGLPVGGDLEYADEVTLGRAFEGRRLLDV
- a CDS encoding DUF5063 domain-containing protein, with amino-acid sequence MSDATLNSVTQDPGDFAVQIADQIKTFIVAVAEVSKVDEPEEAVPVLLLQVSQLLLAGGRLGAHEDVLPDERYEPDLGAEPDADGLRERFAALLEPIDVYSEVFDPYEPRKAPVPHRISDDLADLVTDLGHGLAHYEAGRTTEALWWWQFSYFSNWGSTASATLRALQSLVAHIRLGQPLEELDGLDTDQDPGEENLAEEAGRVMLQEIAGPLGLRPVK
- a CDS encoding aspartate kinase; the encoded protein is MGLVVQKYGGSSVADAEGIKRVAKRVVDAKRNGNQVVVVVSAMGDTTDELIDLAEQVSPMPTGREFDMLLTAGERISMALLAMAIKNLGHEAQSFTGSQAGVITDSVHNKARIIDVTPGRIRTSIDEGNIAIVAGFQGVSQEGKNITTLGRGGSDTTAVALAAALDAEVCEIYTDVDGVFTADPRVVKKAKKIDWISFEDMLELAASGSKVLLHRCVEYARRYNIPIHVRSSFSGLRGTWVSNEPQGDQKVEHAIISGVAHDVSEAKVTVVGVPDKPGEAAAIFRAIANAEVNIDMVVQNVSAASTGLTDISFTLPKAEGRKAIDALERAKGTIGFESLRYDDQIAKISLVGAGMKTNPGVTAGFFEALSDAGVNIELISTSEIRISVVTRADDVNEAVRAVHTAFGLDSDSDEAVVYGGTGR
- a CDS encoding aspartate-semialdehyde dehydrogenase, which encodes MTEHRPSLAVVGATGAIGGVMLRILSQHADVWGEVRLVASPRTAGRKLAVRGEESEVLALAEDVFDGIDVALFLVPDEVSAHWAPIAAAKGVVVIDDSAAFRLADEVPLVVPEINPHAARLRPRGIVASPSCTTLSLIVAVGALHAEFGLRELIVSSYQAVSGVGRDGVTALREQLALVAGTELGTQPGDVRRALGDEAATADSPFAAPVALNVVPWAGTDAGDGWSSEEIALREECRKVLGLPDLKTTATCVYVPVVATHSMSVHARFENEVAVGKAHEILATAPGVVLFDNPASGDFPTPSDVVGTDPTWVGRVRRSMDDPHALEMFLCGDNLRKGAALNVAQIAESVAAEFPR
- a CDS encoding SigE family RNA polymerase sigma factor, which encodes MPVIAPMPAARAASLPSQRGGADETVAAGTTVDHLTETYRAHYRSLLGLAALLLDDTASCEDVVQEAFIRVHSARNRVREPEKTLAYLRQTVVNLSRSALRRRILGLKLLSKPMPDMASAEEGAYDQLERDALIKAMKGLQRRQREVLVLRYFADMTEAQVAETLGVSLGSVKAYGSRGIAALRVVMEAQA